attttgctaGTCTAGAGTTTTGTTACTTTGGTTGTcgtaacttatttaaaaaattttttttttgcttttttatttttttatatcaatgaattttaggaaatttataaaaaaaacagtgttaacTGTTTGAACGTTTATTTGTTTGTGTTAACTGTTTGGTTGTTTATCTGCAACTTTTGTTTCTTAAGTGTCCCTATATGCCCCGCTATACCCTAATAGTTTTTTCTGAACTTTTGACCTTTAACTTTGACGACTAGCTAAcgaactttattaaacaaagtatattaaatttaatatactttgtttaataaagtttattagttAGTTTGggattgttttgaaattttttagaaattcattaATGTCATTGATTAGCAAAAGGCAGTAAGACAGTTTtcataaaacaacaacaacaaaaagtacaaaaaatttaaataagttttatttaaaaaaaaagacgatTTTAAGTGGTTTGCTTATGGGTTCTATAAAAGCGAATCACGCGtcagaatatatttttacaaaaagattttggaaaaatttgtttaactaaaaaatctaaagttaCCAATTTTTCTCAACATTAGAAATTGTGAGGTTAAAGGTTAAGGAAGTCTAAGAAACAACAACTTCTTCGAGTTGCCgatagaaaatttgtttttagttattaaatactttaagaACACTGAAGGGGTTCACCTAATGTGGTGCATTATGAAGGGTTCACCTAATGTGGTGCATCATGAAGCAGTTTAGTAATAAaagatgcaataaaaaaataaactatacttttcttatacatatataagaatagttattattttgtttttctgataTCTCAAActgatatttattataaatatgttttttataaatattataaataatataatttaacataggggagaccggggctagttggccgCAGGGGAAGTTGACGAACTGCGTTTATCTTTAGAGCCTTTCATCAGAAAGTGACAAAAATTACACAGAAACTTTCTTATTGAACATTTCATCATTCACTGTAGTATTGTCAGGATTCGCGCATGCGCATGGGAGATATTGAGATTTATGCGTTTTTTGGATAAAAACGTAACTTTTAGAACATTGCTTCCGttttactttacaaagaaaatatttaatcgtatgaaaaaaaaaattattgtaaaagctCCAGTCACAATTGGTTTACTATATCCAgtcagacttttttttcaaagctgctgtttttcaggatctatagactgtttattaaaaaaaaagtttcacggGGTAAGTTGACTCATAGCATTTACTAtgggaaaaattatttatttttataaaattattattattttttttcttaatttttaacaatattgaaaaaatttatgcttacaaaaaaatgaaaaaaaaattttttttttagtttttttttcacagaTAAAAAGTGGGCTACTGTTTGGCTATACGGACAAATATTTGGTACCAACTAAAAGTAATGTTAAATTTTGGGATAAAATTGTTGgaaaaattaatagtaaaaaaaatttctatcaattttGCACTTAATGGTGCATTAATAATCATATTTATAGTTTGCGAGAACTTTCCCCGTGGTGGGGTAAGttggcgcaatttttttttttttttggagagcCCGAAAAGgcccaaaaaatttttttttgtaaattaatgaaaattttataagttacccTAATCCATACTCTTTAAGActacactttaattttttttaaaaaatgtactgtTAGGGCAACAGAGCTCATAGAATAAAAACCgagccaactagccccggtctccccaaatatattttaatcataaatattttgctaaatatGTAAtctggttatttttatttatttacttaacatGTAAATGATCTTTCTAAATTAGCGTCTATTGACTGATATGTCCATTCATCTAGTGTAGATAAATTAATATCATCGTCGCTCACTTCGTCAAATGGATCATCAAGTTTGTCGTGAACACCTTGCAATGCAGAAAAGACAAAGGCTATTAGCACTGAAATGTAATAAGGTGACCATTCGTTTTTAGTCTTTTTTCCTAAATGTACAAAATATGGCGAAATAAGagctggtaaaaaaaatataaaaattttgttaaatgagCGAATCGATCTTGGTGAACGATATTCTCGAATAATTCTAAGCCGCTCAAATGCATAGTACATTGAATTTATAACAAGGTGGATTCTTGCTACAAGAGCCGTATTCGTTGGCAAGTCACTTTTTCTAACTAATTCAATTAACTGAGAGGTATCGCTAAAATTTTCGTATATTACATCAAGagttcttcttcttttttctgtCCATTTAGTCATTAAGTATTTGCGAGTGTAATACAAAATGCTCTTTATTTTAAGATGCACTGTCTGCATCCATAATTTTTCCAAATGTGCTTCCTCTCTCCAATCCCGCATACAAAAAAACCATGACATTACAGCTGCTTTTAAATTTGCCAAGTCATCTAAAGCTTTCTCCCTTCTTTGAAAATCAGCATTAATTGCAAAAGCAAGCGGAAATACAATAGGTGATACAAACAAATGAACATATATATCAAACGAATAATTATACCGCGTTGAAAGGTATACCGCTCCAATTGCCAGTGTCATCTGAAATAACATCACAcagttaaaatgtttgaaaaaagctTTAATTGTTTTCCAGGTAAAAGTGTACGCTAAAAATTCGTTACGATAAATTAGTCTTTTTAGATTAACACTATTGAATCTTCGTTGTAATGACCACTCAATAATTTCCTCGCgtccttcttcatctattataTCCCAAAAAAGAGTTTCTCTGCGTACGTTTCTTCTGCTCTTCATTTTATTTTCTCGTTATCATTAACAgctcattttattaatttaaaatcatatttatgtccaatttataatattttacgtCATTATGAAATTGTTTGCATTTAAATCTGAAATAACAAAGTTAACTTTCTATTGGCTTTAAcctcttaaataaaaactatttagtatatatatatatatatatatatatatatatatatatatatatatatatatatatatatatatatatatatatatatatatatacatttatatatatattatatatatatatatatatatatatatatatatatatatatatatatatatatatacatatatattagtagaaaatcacttaacaaaattttttttcattttacactgtttatatatatatatatatatatatatatatatatatatatatatatatatatatatatatatatatatatatatatatatattagtatgttCTACAAATAGAGAGTGGTATTAAGTTAGTAAAAACAGttaccaaatttttttcttttattaaagaaaaaaattaggtaaattttaaaataattagataagttataaaatctttatataatatatatatatatatatatatatagatatatattagtaaaaaatcacttaacaaaatttttttcattttacactgtgtttatatatatatatatatatatatatatatatatatatatatatatatatatatatatatatatatatatatatatatatatatatatatattagtatgttCTACAAATAGAGAGTGGTATTAAGTTAGTAAAAACAGttaccaaatttttttcttttattaaagaaaaaaattaggtaaattttaaaataattagataagttataaaatctttatataatatatatatatatatatatatatagatatatattagtaaaaaatcacttaacaaaattattttcattttacactgtgtttatatatatattatatatatatatatatatatatatatatatatatatatatatatatatatatatatatatatatatatatatatatatatatatatatatatatattagtatgttCTACAAATAGAGAGTGGTATTAAGTTAGTAAAAACAGttaccaaatttttttcttttattaaagaaaaaaattaggtaaattttaaaataattagataagttataaaatctttatataatatatatatatatatatatatatatatatatatatatatatatatatatatatatatatataaagatatatatatatatatatatatatatatatatatatatatatatatatatatatatatatatatatatatatatatatatatatatatatatatatatatatatatatatatatatatatatatatatatatatatatatagatatatatatattagtaaaaaatcacttaacaaaatttttttcattttaaactgtgtttatatatatataaatatatatatttatatatatatattagcatgTTCTACAAATAGAGAGTGGTATTAAGTTAGTAAAAACAGttaccaaatttttttcttttattaaagaaaaaaattaggtaaattttaaaataattagataagttataaaatctttatatagtatatatatatatatatatatatatatatatatatatatatatatatatatatatatatatatatatatatatatatatatatatatatatatatatatatatatatatatatatatatatatatatatatatatatatatatatatatatatatatatatatatatatttagaagtttttaaatttctaaaatttagaCTTTGAAAGTTAAGTCAATACCATTTCGCTATATATActtcaaaaaactaaatattttcaattggataagtttcagttaaattcgATTTATTTATCAAGAGTCCTACCAAGACAAAATAAGAAATcttgaagaaaaatttaatgaaataatgtCAAAAGTTACTAGTTGTAAAAAGTAGCTCAAAGCAAGAACTAAAGCTGAAAGATACAAAACACATTATagttaaaagtatatactatatacaataaattataGTATATATCACAAACTATACTGTATTTCACatcataatttataattttgtatgtgtttatattgaaaaacatttaacatattAACATGCACGAGATTTCataggtgtttttttttgtttatatcttatatatgtATCGAAACCTTCGCTTTATTACGACATTTACTTAGTTGGGAAGTATACTGTCCAACTAAGGCAATGCAATATGAATACAACCATATTACTTTGCATAATATGTTTGCACAGCATTTAATATTTGTTCACTGTTGcatcatcatatttttaagaaaaacacATGTTTGGgtgtaacttaattaaaatctGACGTTTAGTCATTATAATTAAAGATTGAGTTctgagcaatttttttatagcgCTTGAGCGATTTTTTCTGgagattttaaatgaattagtTTTGTATCGGTGCTTGAGAACGGACTGCTTTGGGAAATTCTCTTGGGATGTCGTAGGTTCGCTTGGAGTGTgatctgtttttattttgggGGAAACTGTTGCTTTAACAGGATTacaatgaataaaacttgactTTTTACGCAATCGTTCGTTATcgtttaaatttgtttgagGGTCCACaactttaataacaaattttctaTTAACAATAGCTTCAAGAGACTGAAATGTCCAATCATCAATTGAAGACAGATTTATATCATCTTCCGTCATTCCATTGAAAGGGTTATCAAGTTTATCGTGTACTCCTTGAAGCGCAGAAAATACAAAAGCTACTAATACGGATATATAATAAGGTACccactcgttttttttttcttttccaacGTAAGCAAAGTAGGGAGAAAGGATTGTTGgtagaaaaaaaatcaacactTTGTTAAAAGCACGAATAGATCGCGGAGAACGATATTCTCGTACAACTCTTAAACGCTCAAAAGCCAAACATAACGAGTTAAGAAAAATTTGGCATCGACTAACTAGTGCGGAATTTAAAGGAAGTTTACTTGTTCGAACGTTTTCAATCAGTTGATTCATATCACTAAAATCTTCGTACATGGCTTCAAGAATAACTTGCCTTCggtgttttttttcatttaaaagatattctttcatataaaaaattatactttttagcTTCTGATGAACTTCATTAATCCAAAAATTACTCAATTGAGCTTCTAATCTCCAATCACGCATACAAAAGTACCATGACATCCCAGCGGCTTTAAAGTTTGCTAAATCATCTAGAACTTTTTCTTTTCGCTGAAAATCGGTATTTATTGAGAAAGCTAACGGAAAAACAATAGGCGAAACAAACATGATAACttgtatgttaatttttaaatcatagtGTTTTGAAAGATACACTGCAACTGCAGCTACTACCATTTGAAGGATCaccataaagttaaaattttgaatgaaacTTGTCAACGTACTTAAGTTTAAGgtatttaaggtaaaaaaatggTGGTAATAAATGCTACCTTTGGTCTTAAATTTTGACCTTCTTTTAACCGACCATTTTTGTATCATTTCTCTCCCATCATCATCTATGATATCTGAATAAAGGCAACCAAGTTGTGCCAttcttttaagtaaaaaaataaataaatactatttaaaattggATTTTAGTTTCAACTAAGGATTATGTAAACTATATCTACATTTAGAAAGCTTTTGAGagtgtttaataaattattattattactataaataatattgtttaatgataaaatatttaaacatatttttacttttaatttataataaataaagtaaaactatATCACGTTGCAGTTTCAAtgtaatatgttatttttaaataagtcatGGATACGCTTATTCATAAAATGATAATGAAGAACTGAATTACTTTCAGTTTCTTTGAAGTGTCTTAAAGAGTCACAAGTATtcagaaaattaataaaagttctatttaactttaaataagaatactttaaaaaaaaaaggaatcatTTGACGTACTTGAAGTAATCCGGTGATCCCTAGACAAATAACAGCTAGATGAGTGTAGGTTTATCTGAAcgataaaaaaagtcaaaaccaTGCTGAATATGATAAAAAGTATGCTGAATAAGTTAGAAAAAGGTTTAAgacagtaaaataaatataacaatatatatttagaacAGGCATATTGAACTCAATTTGGTATGGGGCCTCTTTAGTCTAAGGAAATTTCGTGAGGGCCGCTCATACTAATACTTACCTCTGATAAATGAAGTGTAACTCTTCAACCCAAACTGTCCTTTTACTAAGGTTTGATGTGAAGTAAACaagattataattatatttaaaatctattaaatcactgcaatattattaaaaaaagtacagaagtttaattttgcattatttatttcacacaataaaaatgaacaaggagtattttataataataataacaaacattatagaattttagattttacaGAAATTTGACATCTTTTATTCGCTGAAAGCTTTAATAACACAGAAAatcttaaaagattttatgtctTGGCTAACTACCATTATGGAATACAAATGTTTATCAGTAAGCCTAGACCTCTCAGGGGTTTTATTTCGTTTCATGTGTGAAAAAAGTTGCTCACAAAGATAAGTACTGCCAAACATTGCACATATTTGAAAAGCAAATTGAATCATCTTGGAAAATTGATGCGGTggtaaaaatgaataaaacttggGTACACCAACATCAGTAAATTGTTGTTTGAGAACAGAATCACACTGAAGTTCAATTAATTCCATGTGCAGATCTTTATCCACTTTTTCAATATCAAAGTTAAATGGTGAGGTGAACAAAGCAAAATTTGGTTCACGTTTTTTAAAGTCTTGAAACCTTGCTtcaaaatcttgttttatattgtttatattttttgagtaGTTGCTGAACTTAAAATTTGGGTCTTGCAGCTTCATAGATTTGCACGTCTCAAAATGTACCAAATTTTTCTTGTTCAATTTGGCGTTCCCAGAGTAAAAGCTTGGTTTGAAAAGCTCTGACGTTATGTGGAGACCAATTTGTTTTTTCCTTGCAAAATAATGTTCAGATCATTAAGGTGTTTTGTGATATCAACTAGAAAAGCTAAAAATGAAGAAACTtggtattttttatatctaatatcTCTTGCCTTTTtgtttccaaaaattaaaatatttcagttttcaAATGATTGAATGCTTTGAGTACTTTGTGACTTGACCCAGTGAAAAATAAAACCGCGTCCCACATGGGTTCCACGTGGGTTCCGTGTGAGATTGATGGGGTTAACGTGGGACGGATTTTCCCATGTGGTATCCGTATGGAAATCTGTCACTTTAAACTCATGCGGGTAATCCCACATGGATTACATGTGGGAACCATATGGTATTTACTCATATGAAAAATCCCACGTGGGTTTCTTGTGGGATTTGCATGGGAATTTATTTGAAGActgataactaaaaaaacttaaattttaaaatcgacATTGCACGAGTCTACAGTTATATTGtgtaaatgtattattttagaGAATGGCAAGCAAGTACGTAAGTACCACGAATAATGTTTATCTTTCTTTATAGAAATAAGATTAAGATTTGTGCAAATAGACATATTAGGATAATGCAATAGTTATTTGAATACATTTCTTGTGTATATTATCTGCAAACCAGTATATTGTTCTTGAGTATATTATCTGTTTATTTGAATGGGATTATTTTCATGATAAACTTCCAATTTCCTTCAAGAACTTTTTCCTTCAAATATGTAACAAACATTCTCACTTCCTAAGATCCTCTCCATGCAACAATATCTTTGTAGAACATACtaggaaaataaaatttgacagCGAATCAATTAAACATCAGTGCACCAATGCTTGGAACAATCTCCCTCattcttttaaaactgaaaactcAATTTCTCGATATAATTttctcaataaattaaaaaaacactatttgg
This genomic interval from Hydra vulgaris chromosome 01, alternate assembly HydraT2T_AEP contains the following:
- the LOC136074182 gene encoding general transcription factor II-I repeat domain-containing protein 2B-like; translated protein: MKLQDPNFKFSNYSKNINNIKQDFEARFQDFKKREPNFALFTSPFNFDIEKVDKDLHMELIELQCDSVLKQQFTDVGVPKFYSFLPPHQFSKMIQFAFQICAMFGSTYLCEQLFSHMKRNKTPERSRLTDKHLYSIMVVSQDIKSFKIFCVIKAFSE